Proteins from one Cicer arietinum cultivar CDC Frontier isolate Library 1 chromosome 3, Cicar.CDCFrontier_v2.0, whole genome shotgun sequence genomic window:
- the LOC101511202 gene encoding uncharacterized protein isoform X1 encodes MLKQKIKVALPPTSNGLNYHATPSLPNSDGPHIPTITENPSCYDAEKIRLNPENMQRRVQSSLSKVFNNGGSSFSPSMNVMVDMSDMSTQGHVMSMPYTCNSNTALQQGIHGGMNRSEPRCSSCSPHMFGVDGNVLEANPIVSDTSAILFTNPESNSLYVNDTILNLPKTSNGFLGQMSNGNVLEASPTVGDASAMLFTNHESNSLCVNDTFLDLSNTCSNGFLGQMSNGNVLEASPTVGDASAMLFTNPEFNSLYVNDTFFDLPNTSSNGFLGQMSNGNVLEANPTISDASAMLLTNLKSTSLYVNDTFLDLPNTSSNVFLGQMSNGNFLEANPTVVDASATPFTYVEYNSHDVTEAVLDFPNTSSNGCLEQMSRKFSVPDVADLFPMGSDVLDIAFLDFDNDYFDERGEQG; translated from the exons ATGTTGAAGCAGAAAATTAAAGTTGCATTGCCACCTACCTCTAATGGATTAAATTATCATGCAACTCCATCATTACCCAATTCCGATGGACCACATATCCCAACTA TTACTGAGAATCCATCGTGTTATGATGCTGAGAAAATTCGTTTGAACCCAGAAAATATGCAACGTCGTGTGCAATCCAGTTTATCTAAGGTGTTCAATAACGGTGGGTCATCATTCAGCCCAAGTATGAATGTGATGGTTGATATGTCCGATATGTCGACCCAAGGACATGTTATGAGCATGCCTTATACTTGTAACTCAAACACGGCTCTGCAACAAGGAATCCATGGGGGGATGAATAGATCAGAACCTAGATGTTCAAGTTGTTCTCCTCACATGTTTGGCGTTGATGGAAATGTGCTTGAGGCCAACCCAATTGTCAGTGATACTTCAGCTATCCTATTCACTAATCCTGAATCCAACTCTCTTTATGTGAATGACACAATCCTGAATCTTCCAAAAACTTCAAATGGGTTTTTGGGACAAATGTCCAATGGAAATGTCCTGGAGGCTAGCCCAACTGTTGGTGATGCTTCAGCTATGCTATTCACTAATCATGAATCCAACTCACTTTGTGTGAATGACACATTCCTGGATCTTTCAAACACTTGTTCAAATGGATTTTTGGGACAAATGTCTAATGGAAATGTCCTAGAGGCTAGCCCAACCGTCGGTGATGCTTCAGCTATGTTATTCACTAATCCTGAATTCAACTCACTTTATGTGAATGACACATTCTTTGATCTTCCAAACACTTCTTCAAATGGATTTTTGGGACAAATGTCTAACGGAAATGTCCTAGAGGCTAACCCAACCATCAGTGATGCTTCAGCTATGCTATTAACTAATCTCAAATCCACCTCGCTTTATGTGAATGACACATTCTTGGATCTTCCAAACACTTCTTCAAATGTATTTTTAGGACAGATGTCTAATGGAAATTTCTTGGAGGCTAACCCAACTGTCGTTGATgcttcagctacaccattcactTATGTTGAATACAACTCACATGATGTGACTGAGGCAGTTCTGGATTTTCCAAACACTTCTTCAAATGGATGTTTGGAACAGATGTCTAGAAAGTTTAGTGTTCCCGATGTGGCCGATCTTTTTCCTATGGGTTCTG ATGTACTGGATATAGCTTTCCTAGATTTTGATAATGATTACTTCGATGAAAGAGGAGAACAAG GTTGA
- the LOC101511202 gene encoding uncharacterized protein isoform X2, with translation MLKQKIKVALPPTSNGLNYHATPSLPNSDGPHIPTKNMQRRVQSSLSKVFNNGGSSFSPSMNVMVDMSDMSTQGHVMSMPYTCNSNTALQQGIHGGMNRSEPRCSSCSPHMFGVDGNVLEANPIVSDTSAILFTNPESNSLYVNDTILNLPKTSNGFLGQMSNGNVLEASPTVGDASAMLFTNHESNSLCVNDTFLDLSNTCSNGFLGQMSNGNVLEASPTVGDASAMLFTNPEFNSLYVNDTFFDLPNTSSNGFLGQMSNGNVLEANPTISDASAMLLTNLKSTSLYVNDTFLDLPNTSSNVFLGQMSNGNFLEANPTVVDASATPFTYVEYNSHDVTEAVLDFPNTSSNGCLEQMSRKFSVPDVADLFPMGSDVLDIAFLDFDNDYFDERGEQG, from the exons ATGTTGAAGCAGAAAATTAAAGTTGCATTGCCACCTACCTCTAATGGATTAAATTATCATGCAACTCCATCATTACCCAATTCCGATGGACCACATATCCCAACTA AAAATATGCAACGTCGTGTGCAATCCAGTTTATCTAAGGTGTTCAATAACGGTGGGTCATCATTCAGCCCAAGTATGAATGTGATGGTTGATATGTCCGATATGTCGACCCAAGGACATGTTATGAGCATGCCTTATACTTGTAACTCAAACACGGCTCTGCAACAAGGAATCCATGGGGGGATGAATAGATCAGAACCTAGATGTTCAAGTTGTTCTCCTCACATGTTTGGCGTTGATGGAAATGTGCTTGAGGCCAACCCAATTGTCAGTGATACTTCAGCTATCCTATTCACTAATCCTGAATCCAACTCTCTTTATGTGAATGACACAATCCTGAATCTTCCAAAAACTTCAAATGGGTTTTTGGGACAAATGTCCAATGGAAATGTCCTGGAGGCTAGCCCAACTGTTGGTGATGCTTCAGCTATGCTATTCACTAATCATGAATCCAACTCACTTTGTGTGAATGACACATTCCTGGATCTTTCAAACACTTGTTCAAATGGATTTTTGGGACAAATGTCTAATGGAAATGTCCTAGAGGCTAGCCCAACCGTCGGTGATGCTTCAGCTATGTTATTCACTAATCCTGAATTCAACTCACTTTATGTGAATGACACATTCTTTGATCTTCCAAACACTTCTTCAAATGGATTTTTGGGACAAATGTCTAACGGAAATGTCCTAGAGGCTAACCCAACCATCAGTGATGCTTCAGCTATGCTATTAACTAATCTCAAATCCACCTCGCTTTATGTGAATGACACATTCTTGGATCTTCCAAACACTTCTTCAAATGTATTTTTAGGACAGATGTCTAATGGAAATTTCTTGGAGGCTAACCCAACTGTCGTTGATgcttcagctacaccattcactTATGTTGAATACAACTCACATGATGTGACTGAGGCAGTTCTGGATTTTCCAAACACTTCTTCAAATGGATGTTTGGAACAGATGTCTAGAAAGTTTAGTGTTCCCGATGTGGCCGATCTTTTTCCTATGGGTTCTG ATGTACTGGATATAGCTTTCCTAGATTTTGATAATGATTACTTCGATGAAAGAGGAGAACAAG GTTGA